The window CTGCAGTCGCAAGCACAACTTAATGTTGCGTACTATATCGGCTCGGGGCGGTACGATTTGTATAAAGAGAACTATATAAGCGCAGTAGCCCGCTTTACAGCCGTTATAAATAGCAAGCCAAAACTTACGGAAGCTTGGTTTTTACGTGGAATAGCCAAATATAATCTAAACGATTTTCGTGGTGCCATGGAAGACTTTTCAATGGCAATTAAGATAAATCCGTTCTATTCAGATGCATTTCACTACAGAGGATTAACATTTGAACAGTTGGGCGATTTCAACAATGCTAAAGAAGACCTGGCAGCGGCTATGGAGTTAAATCCTGCAAATAGCCATATATACGCCGATATGGGAGTAATTCACATTATGCACGAGGAGCATGAAAAGGCTTTGGAATATTTCAACGAATCGCTAAAAATAGAAAAGACATTGCCCGACACATATTTTAATCGTGCAATTAGCCACGTACACTTAGGAGATACCGTACAGGCAATCAATGACTTAAAAACAGGAATACGGTTAAACCCTTTTTCAGCCGAAGCACTACGCAGATTGGCAATAATCCAATATGAACAAAAAAATTATTCCGAAGCAATTATAAACCTTAATCAAGCATTGAAGTTAGACGAGGGAAATACCCTGATAATGTTTCAGCGAGCAATATCGTACTACCAATTAGAGAATTTTGACAAGGCTTTAGACGACCTACAGGCTATTTTAAAGATTGATTCCACAAATGCATTGGTTTACTATAATCGAGCTGTACTGCTCACTGAATTAGGTAGATACAACGAAGCTATTGACGACTATACAGAAGCTATAAACAACAATCCCGACAATATTCTCACATATTACAATCGTGCAGGTGCAAAAATTGCACTCAACAATTATCAAGGGGCATTGTATGATTACAATCGCGCAATTGAAATCTTTCCTGATTTTGCAACTGCGTATTTAAATCGTAGTTATGTAAAACAGATGCTTGGCGACGACAAAGGCGCATACTTGGATCATTTGAAAGCCGAAGAGATGATTGCCAAATATCGGACAGATAGCTCCGACACAACAGAATACGCCCAACTTCGTGATACAGCGGCGGATCTAAAACAAATGCTCGATTTTAATAGCGAGTTTAGCAACAGCTTTAC is drawn from Bacteroidales bacterium and contains these coding sequences:
- a CDS encoding tetratricopeptide repeat protein → MYRKILILFLLIMSLQSQAQLNVAYYIGSGRYDLYKENYISAVARFTAVINSKPKLTEAWFLRGIAKYNLNDFRGAMEDFSMAIKINPFYSDAFHYRGLTFEQLGDFNNAKEDLAAAMELNPANSHIYADMGVIHIMHEEHEKALEYFNESLKIEKTLPDTYFNRAISHVHLGDTVQAINDLKTGIRLNPFSAEALRRLAIIQYEQKNYSEAIINLNQALKLDEGNTLIMFQRAISYYQLENFDKALDDLQAILKIDSTNALVYYNRAVLLTELGRYNEAIDDYTEAINNNPDNILTYYNRAGAKIALNNYQGALYDYNRAIEIFPDFATAYLNRSYVKQMLGDDKGAYLDHLKAEEMIAKYRTDSSDTTEYAQLRDTAADLKQMLDFNSEFSNSFTRGRIQNQAVDIKLQPNYSVQVAKVPPAENLPFISSFFAYNQSDEHTNNIYPRLMVKDTTAAQPSTVDSLLQPELFIVQKVIAQAQQANYNKALELLRESKEVFKTLWLYYFLEGTIEASMAEYVFSMSEISTTIKLTEDKTTYRATSDTRTVVDYSKAEQGLNNSIELNPNFSLCYYNKANIMALSQRFREAIDDYSKAISIDESLPQAYYNRGLTLIYLKEVERGCLDISKAGQLGISDSYNVIKRYCETKK